One Brachyspira pilosicoli P43/6/78 genomic window carries:
- a CDS encoding HNH endonuclease, which translates to MYFIDDENIYKFDNIPLLKTKINDSILNMIKSQENLYLKDISIISPCFDENDKEVSILKDLYKNEFVSKKWEGHYDKIKKSVSECPYCGFGEITEIDHFLPKYLYPEFILFYYNLVPSCHNCNKSKLTKIINIHPYIHKIDILNVDLFKLEIIIEKTNLVFRYNINDNIDKNIKQFIEILKLSERYSMAANSLFNNDRAYYKRIDYNGLYNEIRNRYETSTKIHLRYFYKSILDDFQKVYNYIMNN; encoded by the coding sequence ATGTACTTTATAGATGATGAGAATATATATAAGTTTGATAATATACCATTATTAAAAACTAAAATAAATGATTCAATTTTAAATATGATTAAATCACAAGAAAATTTATATTTAAAAGATATAAGTATCATATCTCCATGTTTTGATGAAAATGATAAAGAAGTTAGTATACTTAAAGATTTATATAAAAATGAGTTTGTATCTAAGAAATGGGAGGGACATTATGATAAAATTAAAAAGTCCGTTAGTGAATGTCCATATTGTGGTTTTGGAGAAATCACAGAAATAGATCATTTTTTACCAAAATATTTATATCCAGAATTTATATTATTTTATTATAATCTAGTACCTTCTTGTCATAATTGTAATAAAAGTAAACTAACAAAAATTATAAATATACATCCATATATACATAAAATTGATATTCTTAATGTAGATTTGTTTAAACTAGAAATAATTATTGAAAAAACAAATTTAGTTTTTAGATATAATATTAATGATAATATAGACAAGAATATAAAACAGTTTATTGAAATATTAAAACTTTCAGAAAGATATTCAATGGCTGCTAATTCTTTATTTAATAATGATAGAGCGTATTATAAAAGAATTGATTATAATGGTTTATATAATGAAATAAGAAATAGATATGAAACTTCAACAAAAATACATTTGAGATATTTTTATAAATCTATTTTAGATGATTTTCAAAAAGTTTATAATTATATAATGAATAATTAA
- the dapD gene encoding 2,3,4,5-tetrahydropyridine-2,6-dicarboxylate N-acetyltransferase translates to MDMLEKSEDIIAYIKNSTKKTPVKAYIKGTLSNIKTNAKIFSYGDFNFIVGDYDEVKRILEEYKEFIMDYYLENDRRNSGVPTLSYFDVNARIEPGAIIRDKVKIGNNAVIMMGAIINIGAEVGDGTMIDMGAVLGGRAIVGKNCHIGAGAVLAGVIEPPSAKPVIVEDNVVIGANAVVLEGVHIGKNAVIGAGAVVIEDVPDNQVVAGNPAKVIKEKDSKTIDKTKLVDDLRK, encoded by the coding sequence ATGGATATGTTAGAAAAATCTGAAGATATAATTGCTTATATAAAAAACTCTACTAAAAAAACACCTGTTAAAGCGTATATAAAAGGAACTTTATCAAATATAAAAACTAATGCTAAAATTTTTTCTTATGGAGATTTTAATTTTATAGTTGGTGATTATGATGAAGTAAAAAGAATATTGGAAGAGTATAAAGAGTTTATAATGGATTATTATTTAGAAAATGACAGAAGAAACTCTGGAGTACCTACATTAAGTTATTTTGATGTTAATGCGAGAATTGAGCCTGGCGCTATAATAAGAGACAAAGTAAAAATAGGCAACAATGCTGTTATAATGATGGGAGCTATTATCAATATTGGTGCTGAAGTAGGAGATGGCACTATGATAGATATGGGTGCTGTATTAGGCGGACGTGCTATTGTTGGTAAGAATTGTCATATTGGTGCGGGTGCAGTATTGGCTGGGGTGATAGAGCCTCCTTCTGCTAAGCCTGTTATAGTAGAAGATAATGTTGTAATAGGAGCTAATGCTGTTGTATTAGAGGGTGTTCATATTGGTAAGAATGCTGTTATTGGTGCGGGTGCTGTTGTTATAGAAGATGTGCCTGATAATCAAGTTGTTGCTGGTAATCCTGCTAAAGTTATTAAAGAAAAAGACAGTAAAACTATTGATAAGACAAAATTAGTTGATGATTTAAGAAAATAA
- a CDS encoding iron-containing alcohol dehydrogenase: MQSFNLQLPTKVIFGKNAQDSTVSEIKKLNAKKVFIVYGSNRIKENGLLENIENMLKKENIDYTFFNNVKANPLLSHARVGVKKAIEFNADLILGIGGGSVIDTAKAIAIGAANPHVDIWDFWTYKKTLEKTINVGCIVTISAAGSETSTSAVLTNDETLEKRGLNTEFNRPKFAIMNPCFTFTLPYYQVACGIVDIMMHTLDRYFADNCFNETTDAIAEALLRVVIKNGIIAMKDKNNYDAMSELMWCGSLSHNTLTGLGNEFDFIAHKFGHELSAQFDVAHGASLATVWGHWAKYCYDYSDYTRERFRKYAKNVWNVDDALEGINKTIEYFKQINMPTNFTELGIGIQDDDMLNLLTNRTTKNGSLTFNHFRALNKDDVFNIFRSCNV, from the coding sequence ATGCAAAGTTTTAATTTACAGCTTCCTACTAAAGTAATATTTGGAAAAAATGCTCAAGATAGTACTGTTTCAGAAATAAAAAAATTAAATGCTAAAAAAGTATTTATAGTTTATGGTTCTAATAGAATAAAAGAAAATGGGTTATTAGAAAATATAGAAAACATGTTAAAAAAAGAGAATATTGATTATACTTTTTTTAATAATGTAAAAGCTAATCCTCTACTTTCTCATGCTAGAGTTGGAGTAAAAAAAGCTATAGAGTTTAATGCTGATTTAATTTTAGGGATAGGCGGAGGAAGCGTAATAGACACTGCAAAAGCAATAGCAATAGGAGCAGCTAATCCTCATGTTGATATTTGGGATTTTTGGACATACAAAAAAACTCTAGAAAAAACTATTAATGTAGGATGCATAGTTACAATTTCTGCTGCAGGAAGTGAAACTAGTACATCAGCAGTGCTTACTAATGATGAAACTTTAGAGAAGAGAGGGCTTAATACAGAGTTTAATCGTCCTAAATTTGCTATAATGAATCCTTGTTTTACTTTTACTTTGCCTTATTATCAAGTGGCATGCGGAATAGTGGATATTATGATGCATACTTTAGATAGATATTTTGCTGATAATTGCTTCAATGAAACTACAGATGCTATTGCTGAGGCATTACTTAGAGTTGTTATAAAAAATGGTATTATAGCTATGAAAGATAAAAATAACTATGATGCTATGAGCGAGCTTATGTGGTGCGGAAGTTTGTCTCATAATACTTTAACAGGTTTAGGTAATGAGTTTGATTTTATAGCACATAAATTTGGTCATGAACTTAGTGCCCAGTTTGATGTAGCACATGGAGCTAGTCTTGCTACAGTTTGGGGGCATTGGGCTAAATATTGTTATGACTATTCTGATTATACAAGAGAGAGATTTAGAAAATATGCAAAAAATGTGTGGAATGTTGATGATGCTCTAGAAGGAATAAATAAAACTATAGAATATTTCAAACAAATTAATATGCCTACCAATTTTACAGAATTAGGAATAGGCATTCAAGACGATGATATGCTCAATTTACTTACCAATAGAACCACAAAAAATGGCAGTTTAACTTTTAATCATTTTAGAGCTTTAAATAAAGACGATGTGTTTAATATATTTAGAAGCTGTAATGTTTGA
- the mltG gene encoding endolytic transglycosylase MltG, protein MKRALIIIVSIAVIFAISIASLIVYTVSPVAKDSQKVYFEIKQGEGAYNISKKLQEQGLIRNSRLFVVLAKHLKYDRKLLSGYYELNKNMSMIDIMKHLNSGKQAMVRLTIAEGKNIYEIANYLETQGFTTKEEFLKACHDKKILEKYSIPSDSVEGYIFPSTYYIVKGNPAEVLVTHMIDSLFKQFPDLEERAKKIGRTVHEVLTMASIVEKEMGPNDDPKLIASVYYNRLNIDKRLEADPTTIYAMTLVKGDYIEKPNLKYDDLRMVHPYNTYKNTGLPPGPICSSSAKAIEASLNPAKTDYIFFVADGTGKHAFSVTYEEHLKNIDKYIFKR, encoded by the coding sequence ATGAAAAGAGCTTTAATTATAATAGTTTCTATAGCTGTAATATTTGCTATATCAATAGCTAGTTTAATAGTATATACAGTTTCACCAGTAGCAAAAGATTCTCAAAAAGTATACTTTGAAATTAAGCAAGGAGAAGGTGCTTATAATATATCAAAAAAACTACAAGAACAAGGACTTATAAGAAACTCAAGATTATTCGTTGTATTAGCTAAACATTTAAAATATGACAGAAAGCTTTTAAGCGGTTATTATGAGCTTAATAAAAATATGAGCATGATAGATATAATGAAGCATTTAAATAGCGGTAAACAGGCTATGGTAAGGCTCACCATTGCAGAAGGTAAAAATATATACGAAATAGCTAACTACTTAGAAACTCAAGGTTTTACTACAAAAGAAGAGTTTTTAAAAGCATGTCATGATAAAAAAATATTGGAAAAATATAGTATTCCTTCTGATAGTGTAGAAGGATATATATTTCCTTCTACATATTATATAGTAAAAGGTAATCCTGCAGAAGTATTAGTTACTCATATGATAGATTCACTTTTTAAACAGTTTCCAGATTTGGAAGAGAGAGCCAAAAAAATTGGAAGAACTGTACATGAAGTATTAACTATGGCTTCTATTGTAGAGAAAGAAATGGGACCTAATGATGACCCTAAATTAATAGCTTCTGTATATTATAATAGATTAAATATAGATAAAAGACTAGAAGCAGACCCTACAACAATTTATGCTATGACTTTGGTAAAAGGTGATTATATAGAAAAGCCAAATCTAAAATATGATGACTTGCGTATGGTTCACCCTTATAACACTTATAAAAATACAGGACTTCCTCCAGGACCAATATGTTCAAGCAGTGCTAAAGCTATAGAGGCATCATTAAACCCTGCCAAAACAGATTATATATTTTTTGTAGCGGACGGCACAGGAAAACATGCTTTCTCTGTAACCTATGAAGAGCATTTAAAAAACATTGATAAATATATTTTTAAAAGATAA
- a CDS encoding sodium-translocating pyrophosphatase: MKYEILAQNARFFTISAAILTLAFAFYFYKWMRKQDEGTDKMKEIASHVRSGAIAYLKQQYRVIAFFFAGAFIIFAILSYALKVQNPFIPIGFLTGGFFSTLSGFLGMKTATYASARTANAASKSLNQGLTIAFRSGAVMGLTVVGLALFDISMWFIILNAWLDNSWFNTDFLALGNIARDSSEFISAKMHFVTTTMLSFGVGASFQALFARVGGGIFTKAADVGADLVGKVEAGIPEDDPRNPAVIADNVGDNVGDVAGMGADLYESYAGSILAAMSLGSAAFGYINPDISPIYAVSLPMILAAIGTLSSIIGVFFVKTKEGATMGELLKSLRVGVYVSSAIIIVVAFILVKMLLPNNLGLFVSIIVGLIAGNVVGFFTEYYTAAEYKPTQWVAEQSKTGPATVIIGGLAVGMQSTLIPVVTVVVSIILAFGFAGGFGAGASAFSQGLYGIALASVGMLSTLGITLATDAYGPIADNAGGNAEMSGLPESVRERTDALDSLGNTTAATGKGFAICSAALTAMALIAAYIEEIKVSLGRMINSGNLTSINIGTIEYTANTPAELYQKIVYSLHMNEFMNAFNIHLMNPKVLVGIFIGAMLVFFFCALTMKAVGRAAAGVVEEVRRQFREIKGLLAGEAGVKADYEKAVEICTKSAQKEMIVPSVLAIVVPVVVGFIFGVPAVIGMLVGGLTSGFAMAVMMSNAGGAWDNAKKYIEAGNLGGKKILDENGNKITNPNHAAAVIGDTVGDPFKDTSGPSLNILIKLMSLISVVFAGAVVAFSPKIQALLGIADQIIK, from the coding sequence ATGAAATACGAAATTTTAGCTCAAAATGCCCGCTTTTTTACAATATCAGCGGCAATTCTAACCTTAGCTTTTGCATTCTATTTCTACAAATGGATGCGTAAGCAAGATGAAGGTACAGACAAAATGAAAGAAATTGCTTCACATGTTCGCTCTGGTGCTATAGCTTATCTTAAACAACAATATAGAGTTATAGCTTTCTTCTTTGCTGGAGCTTTCATTATTTTTGCTATTCTTTCTTATGCTTTAAAAGTACAAAATCCTTTCATTCCTATAGGTTTCTTAACAGGAGGTTTCTTCTCAACACTTTCTGGATTCTTAGGTATGAAAACTGCTACTTATGCATCAGCAAGAACTGCTAATGCAGCTAGCAAATCACTAAACCAAGGTTTAACTATAGCTTTCCGTTCTGGTGCTGTTATGGGTCTTACCGTTGTTGGTTTAGCTTTATTTGATATATCTATGTGGTTTATAATACTTAATGCTTGGCTTGATAATAGTTGGTTTAATACTGACTTCTTAGCTTTAGGTAATATTGCTCGTGATTCTTCAGAGTTTATTTCTGCTAAGATGCACTTTGTTACTACTACAATGCTTAGCTTTGGTGTAGGTGCTTCTTTCCAAGCTTTATTTGCTCGTGTTGGTGGCGGTATATTTACAAAAGCTGCTGACGTTGGTGCTGACTTGGTAGGTAAAGTTGAAGCTGGAATACCAGAAGATGACCCTAGAAACCCTGCTGTTATAGCTGATAACGTTGGTGATAACGTTGGTGACGTTGCTGGTATGGGTGCTGACCTATATGAATCTTATGCAGGTTCTATACTTGCTGCTATGAGTTTAGGTTCTGCTGCTTTTGGTTATATTAATCCTGATATTAGCCCTATATATGCTGTATCTCTTCCTATGATACTTGCTGCAATTGGTACTCTTTCTTCTATAATAGGTGTATTCTTCGTTAAAACTAAAGAAGGTGCTACTATGGGAGAATTGTTAAAATCTTTAAGAGTTGGTGTTTATGTAAGCAGTGCTATAATAATAGTTGTTGCTTTTATATTAGTAAAAATGCTTCTTCCAAACAATTTGGGATTATTTGTTTCTATAATTGTAGGACTTATAGCTGGTAACGTAGTTGGTTTCTTTACAGAATACTATACTGCTGCTGAATATAAACCTACTCAATGGGTTGCTGAACAATCTAAAACTGGTCCTGCTACTGTTATCATCGGCGGACTTGCTGTTGGTATGCAATCTACTTTAATACCTGTTGTTACAGTAGTTGTTTCTATTATATTAGCATTTGGTTTTGCAGGCGGTTTTGGTGCTGGTGCTTCTGCATTCTCTCAAGGTTTATATGGTATTGCTTTAGCTTCTGTTGGTATGTTATCTACTTTAGGTATTACATTAGCTACAGATGCTTATGGTCCTATAGCTGACAATGCTGGCGGTAATGCTGAGATGTCTGGTCTTCCTGAGAGTGTTAGAGAGAGAACTGATGCTTTAGACTCTTTAGGTAATACTACTGCTGCTACTGGTAAAGGTTTTGCTATTTGTTCTGCTGCTTTAACTGCTATGGCTTTAATTGCTGCTTATATAGAAGAGATTAAAGTTTCTTTAGGCAGAATGATTAATTCTGGTAATTTGACTTCTATTAATATAGGTACTATAGAATATACTGCTAATACACCTGCAGAATTATATCAGAAAATAGTTTACAGCTTACATATGAATGAGTTTATGAATGCTTTCAATATTCACTTGATGAACCCTAAAGTATTAGTTGGTATATTTATCGGTGCTATGTTAGTATTCTTCTTCTGTGCTTTAACTATGAAAGCTGTTGGACGTGCTGCTGCTGGAGTTGTTGAGGAAGTTAGAAGACAATTTAGAGAGATTAAAGGTTTATTAGCTGGAGAGGCTGGAGTAAAAGCTGATTACGAAAAAGCTGTTGAAATCTGTACTAAATCTGCTCAAAAAGAGATGATTGTTCCTTCTGTACTTGCTATAGTTGTTCCTGTTGTTGTTGGCTTTATATTTGGTGTACCTGCTGTTATAGGTATGTTAGTTGGCGGTTTAACTTCTGGTTTTGCTATGGCTGTTATGATGTCTAATGCAGGTGGTGCTTGGGACAATGCTAAAAAATATATTGAAGCTGGTAATTTAGGCGGTAAAAAGATACTTGATGAAAATGGCAACAAAATCACTAACCCTAATCATGCTGCTGCTGTTATAGGTGATACTGTTGGTGACCCATTCAAAGATACTTCTGGACCAAGCTTAAACATTCTTATTAAACTTATGAGCTTAATAAGTGTTGTATTTGCTGGTGCTGTTGTTGCTTTCTCACCAAAAATTCAAGCTTTACTTGGAATAGCTGACCAAATTATTAAGTAA